In Tenacibaculum sp. 190524A02b, the genomic stretch CAAGAAAAACAATTAACCACATTAGGTCAAAACATTACTGCTTTAGAAGTTGATGGTGTTTTTGATGATTGTCAAGACATGGTAAAAACAGCTTTTTTAGATGGTAATATTAACCGTGTATTAACTTCCGCAAACTCTATTAATATCGCTCGTTGGCTACCACAAATGTTCTACTTTTTCTTCGCTTACAAACAGGTATATAAACAACAAAAAGATGTTGTATTCTCTGTACCTAGCGGTAACTTTGGTAATATTTGCGCCGGTATTATGGCCCAAAAGTTAGGTTTACCAATTAAGCATTTTGTGGCCTCAACTAACATAAATGATACTGTACCCAATTACTTAGTAAATGGTATATACGAACCTAAACCTTCTAAAGCTACTATTTCTAACGCTATGGATGTTGGAAACCCAAGTAACTTTATTCGTATTCAAGAACTTTTTGAAAATAATCTTGATAGTTTAAAGAAAGTCTTTTCTTCCTACTCTTTTACGGATGAAATTACTCGTGAAGCAATGTTAACGATCTATAAAGAAAGTGGATATATTGCAGATCCTCACGGAGCGGTCGGTTATTTAGGAGCTAAAAAACACCTACAAAATCAACCAAATGATTTATGTATTTTTTTAGAAACTGCTCACCCTGTTAAGTTTTTAGATGAAGTTGAACA encodes the following:
- the thrC gene encoding threonine synthase; amino-acid sequence: MKYYSLNKKSPDVSFQKAVVNGLAPDRGLYFPKSITPLSKEFIENIDQYSNEEIAYEAIKQFVGDEIPTETLKEIISETLSFDFPVVSIEENVHTLELFHGPTMAFKDVGARFMARCLGYFNRNNSNQVTVLVATSGDTGGAVAHGFLGVKGVDVVILYPSGKVSDIQEKQLTTLGQNITALEVDGVFDDCQDMVKTAFLDGNINRVLTSANSINIARWLPQMFYFFFAYKQVYKQQKDVVFSVPSGNFGNICAGIMAQKLGLPIKHFVASTNINDTVPNYLVNGIYEPKPSKATISNAMDVGNPSNFIRIQELFENNLDSLKKVFSSYSFTDEITREAMLTIYKESGYIADPHGAVGYLGAKKHLQNQPNDLCIFLETAHPVKFLDEVEQTLKVKVSIPKQIESVLDKEKSAIAISSYNDLKDFLNTAKVVS